One window from the genome of Yarrowia lipolytica chromosome 1B, complete sequence encodes:
- a CDS encoding uncharacterized protein (Compare to YALI0B08426g, no similarity) codes for MPELFRDERYQKHRDYQHGAVAQVGELLAGHLKVRVSNSGVVPRVRRDYGLIIQSLVLGVDNASRGTLRLVEPQRLGSVQMHRDSKKVLVGITLQVDFSQGLLLGGRNELEPVHELLEELEVMLGFLELAELVEVPAAHPHEHALGVDILVLSELRNVDYQRFCHLQRGVSGCPLSAPCAPYSI; via the coding sequence AAACACCGCGATTACCAACATGGCGCCGTAGCTCAAGTAGGGGAACTGCTGGCTGGGCACCTCAAAGTCCGTGTCTCCAACTCGGGGGTAGTTCCGAGAGTCCGGCGAGATTATGGGCTCATTATCCAGTCGTTGGTCCTTGGCGTGGATAATGCCTCCCGGGGTACCCTCAGACTCGTAGAACCGCAACGTCTCGGTTCCGTCCAGATGCACCGAGATTCCAAAAAGGTGCTTGTTGGGATAACTCTCCAAGTTGACTTTTCTCAGGGCCTTCTCCTGGGCGGCCGAAATGAACTTGAACCGGTAcacgagctgctggaagagcTCGAGGTCATGTTGGGTTTTCTGGAGCTCGCCGAGCTGGTAGAAGTACCAGCGGCCCACCCGCATGAGCATGCTCTTGGCGTCGATATCCTTGTACTTTCGGAGCTCCGAAATGTTGATTACCAGAGGTTCTGTCATTTGCAGAGAGGTGTGTCGGGGTGCCCGTTGTCTGCACCTTGTGCGCCGTATAGCATTTAG